One window from the genome of Paracoccus zhejiangensis encodes:
- a CDS encoding LysR substrate-binding domain-containing protein, with protein MARDLNLLSMAHFEAVARLGGVMRAAEDLQVSASAVSQQIKLLEQSLGVKLFHREKRHLRLTIDGERLFQTASQAFQSIREVRAAIVRQRETHHLSIRVSPSFGVRWLASRLSDFCLQNPDWDLRVDATPSFTEFDTEVVDMDLRYGEGDWEGLHTDCIVHDFVFPMCSPGYLARLQAISDDPREQLRHARLIDSVKAYYRWDYWLPRNDVSGASMSYPCRFDRSSMSVQMAKDGGGLILDSMTLAFEELRRGELVPVSTEFEVIEFPGYWVVCPHRHVGRRAVKLFSDWIRDKGSQHMAEARHWLDGRGLRTRFERRATFAGPDER; from the coding sequence ATGGCGCGTGATCTGAACCTGCTCTCCATGGCGCATTTCGAGGCGGTGGCGCGGCTTGGCGGGGTGATGCGCGCGGCCGAAGATCTGCAGGTCTCGGCCTCGGCGGTCAGCCAGCAGATCAAGCTGCTGGAGCAGAGCCTGGGCGTAAAGCTGTTCCACCGCGAAAAGCGCCACCTGCGCCTGACCATTGATGGCGAGCGGCTGTTCCAGACCGCCTCGCAGGCGTTCCAGTCGATCCGCGAGGTGCGCGCCGCCATCGTGCGACAGCGGGAAACGCATCACCTGTCGATCCGGGTCAGCCCTTCCTTCGGGGTGCGCTGGCTGGCCTCGCGGCTGTCGGACTTCTGTCTCCAGAACCCGGATTGGGATCTGAGGGTGGACGCGACCCCCAGCTTTACCGAATTCGACACCGAGGTCGTCGACATGGACCTGCGCTATGGCGAGGGCGATTGGGAAGGCCTGCATACCGATTGCATCGTGCATGATTTCGTCTTTCCCATGTGCTCACCCGGTTACCTGGCCCGATTGCAGGCGATCTCGGACGACCCGCGCGAGCAGCTGCGCCATGCCCGACTGATCGACAGCGTGAAAGCCTATTATCGGTGGGATTACTGGCTGCCGCGCAATGACGTGTCGGGCGCCTCGATGTCCTATCCCTGCCGTTTCGACCGCTCCAGCATGTCGGTGCAGATGGCCAAGGATGGCGGCGGGCTGATCCTCGACAGCATGACGCTGGCCTTCGAGGAACTGCGCCGCGGCGAGCTGGTGCCGGTCTCGACCGAATTCGAGGTGATCGAGTTTCCGGGCTATTGGGTGGTCTGCCCGCATCGCCATGTCGGACGCCGGGCGGTGAAGCTGTTCTCGGACTGGATCAGGGACAAGGGCAGCCAGCACATGGCCGAGGCGCGGCACTGGCTGGACGGGCGCGGGCTGCGCACCCGGTTCGAGCGGCGGGCGACCTTTGCCGGGCCGGACGAGCGGTAG
- a CDS encoding CaiB/BaiF CoA transferase family protein yields the protein MGALPLSGLTVIAIEQAVAAPFTSSRLADAGARVIKIERPEGDFARGYDDVAKGQSSYFVWLNRGKDSVTLDLASEAGKAELARLLSGADVLIQNLKRGALAKLGFTFERLERDYPRLITCSITGYGEDGPMADRKAYDLLIQAESGLCSITGGPEEPARVGISIVDIATGATAHAAILEALIARGITGKGANISVSMFDVMADWLTVPLLNHEGGKSPQRIGMAHPSIAPYGTFITKDGQPILISVQSDREWRKLAEVFLGKPELGADPRFATNVARVANRAETDAAVAHGFARLNADEAIAALLEADVALASVSDMAALAQHPHLRRITVETPNGPVSYPAPAAIVAGEARDYGPVPALKQMTSQGEPE from the coding sequence ATGGGCGCGCTTCCCCTGTCGGGCCTGACGGTCATCGCCATCGAGCAGGCCGTGGCCGCCCCCTTCACCTCGTCGCGTCTGGCCGATGCCGGCGCACGGGTGATCAAGATCGAACGGCCCGAGGGCGATTTCGCCCGTGGCTATGACGATGTGGCCAAGGGTCAGTCGAGTTACTTCGTCTGGCTCAATCGCGGCAAGGACAGCGTGACGCTGGATCTGGCCAGCGAGGCGGGCAAGGCAGAACTGGCCCGGCTTCTGTCTGGCGCCGATGTGCTGATCCAGAACCTCAAGCGCGGCGCGCTTGCGAAGCTCGGTTTTACCTTCGAACGGCTGGAACGTGACTACCCCCGTCTCATCACCTGCTCGATCACCGGCTATGGCGAGGACGGGCCGATGGCCGACCGCAAGGCCTATGACCTCTTGATCCAGGCGGAATCGGGGCTGTGCTCGATCACCGGCGGACCCGAGGAACCGGCCCGCGTCGGCATTTCCATCGTCGATATCGCCACCGGCGCCACCGCCCATGCCGCGATCCTCGAGGCGCTGATTGCGCGCGGTATCACCGGCAAGGGAGCCAATATCTCGGTCTCGATGTTCGATGTGATGGCCGACTGGCTGACCGTGCCGCTGCTGAATCACGAGGGCGGCAAGTCGCCCCAACGTATCGGCATGGCCCATCCCTCGATCGCGCCCTATGGCACCTTTATCACCAAGGACGGCCAGCCCATCCTGATCTCGGTGCAAAGCGACCGCGAATGGCGAAAGCTGGCTGAGGTGTTCCTCGGCAAGCCTGAACTGGGCGCCGATCCCCGCTTTGCCACCAATGTCGCCCGGGTCGCCAATCGTGCCGAGACCGACGCCGCCGTGGCCCACGGCTTCGCCCGTCTGAACGCGGACGAAGCCATTGCCGCGCTTCTCGAAGCCGATGTCGCACTCGCCTCGGTCAGCGACATGGCGGCACTGGCCCAGCATCCGCATCTGCGCCGGATCACCGTCGAGACCCCCAACGGTCCCGTCAGCTATCCCGCCCCCGCAGCCATCGTCGCGGGCGAGGCACGGGACTACGGCCCGGTGCCGGCGTTGAAGCAAATGACCTCGCAAGGAGAACCCGAATGA